From Fibrobacter sp. UWR2, the proteins below share one genomic window:
- a CDS encoding ABC-F family ATP-binding cassette domain-containing protein codes for MLNVSNVSLQYGSRVLFKEVNLSFKRGNCYGVIGANGAGKSTFLKILSGELEPNTGEVSKDPGERIAVLKQDHFAYEQNTVLETVMMGYPELYELGKKRDELYALPEMTEEQGMQAMEIETRFGEIGGYEADSNAAVLLKGLGIPEEFHYSLMADLDGGQKIRVLLAQALFGNPDILLLDEPTNHLDLETVGWLEDYLERFENIVIVVSHDRHFLNAVCTHTCDIDYGKINLYGGNYEFWYAASQLAQKQRKDQNRRAEEKIEELKAFIRRFASNAAKAKQATSRKKLLDKMTVEEMPASSRKFPWVNFKMDREPGKIVLEVKNADLDGGDGIVCKGLNFSLNNGDKVALVGEYDTLKTAFFQLIAEETKCPDGVLKWGNTISYSYFPKNNDAYFGTDLSLVDWLRQYSKEQDETFIRGFLGRMLFTGEEALKSANVLSGGEKVRCMLSRMMLSNANCLLLDEPTAHLDLEAITALNNGLTAFQGPIIFCSQDHEFVQTVANRVLELTPDGVLDRSITFDEWLETKKKKK; via the coding sequence ATGCTCAACGTCTCTAATGTCAGTCTTCAATACGGTAGCCGCGTCCTCTTCAAGGAAGTGAACCTCTCCTTCAAGCGCGGCAACTGCTACGGAGTCATCGGCGCGAACGGCGCCGGCAAGTCTACCTTCCTCAAGATCCTTTCTGGCGAACTCGAACCCAACACCGGCGAGGTAAGCAAGGATCCGGGCGAACGTATCGCCGTCCTCAAGCAGGACCACTTCGCCTACGAACAGAACACCGTTCTCGAAACCGTCATGATGGGTTACCCCGAACTCTACGAGCTGGGCAAAAAGCGCGACGAACTCTATGCACTGCCCGAAATGACGGAAGAACAGGGCATGCAGGCCATGGAAATCGAGACCCGTTTCGGCGAAATCGGCGGCTACGAAGCCGACTCGAACGCCGCTGTGCTCCTGAAGGGCCTCGGCATTCCCGAAGAATTCCACTACAGCCTGATGGCCGACCTCGACGGTGGACAAAAGATCCGCGTGCTCCTCGCCCAAGCGCTGTTCGGCAACCCCGACATCCTTTTGCTCGACGAACCGACGAACCACCTTGACCTGGAAACCGTCGGCTGGCTCGAAGACTACCTCGAACGCTTCGAGAACATCGTCATCGTGGTGAGCCACGACCGTCACTTCCTCAATGCGGTCTGCACGCACACCTGCGATATCGACTACGGCAAGATCAACCTCTACGGCGGCAACTACGAATTCTGGTACGCAGCGAGCCAATTGGCCCAGAAGCAGAGAAAGGACCAGAACCGCCGCGCCGAAGAAAAGATCGAAGAACTGAAGGCGTTCATCCGCCGCTTCGCTTCCAATGCAGCAAAGGCCAAGCAGGCTACATCCCGCAAGAAGCTTTTGGACAAGATGACCGTCGAAGAAATGCCGGCATCGAGCCGCAAGTTCCCGTGGGTCAACTTCAAGATGGACCGCGAACCGGGCAAGATCGTGCTCGAAGTCAAGAACGCCGACCTTGACGGCGGTGACGGCATCGTCTGCAAGGGCCTTAACTTTAGTCTCAATAATGGGGACAAAGTAGCACTCGTCGGCGAATACGACACACTCAAGACAGCCTTCTTCCAGCTGATTGCCGAAGAGACCAAGTGCCCCGATGGCGTGCTCAAGTGGGGCAACACCATCAGTTACAGCTACTTCCCGAAGAACAACGACGCCTACTTCGGCACGGACCTTTCCCTTGTGGATTGGCTTCGCCAGTACAGCAAGGAACAGGACGAAACCTTCATTCGCGGGTTCCTCGGCCGCATGCTCTTCACCGGCGAAGAAGCCCTCAAGAGCGCGAATGTGCTCAGCGGTGGCGAAAAAGTGCGCTGCATGCTCAGCCGCATGATGCTCAGCAATGCAAACTGCCTCTTGCTCGACGAACCGACGGCCCACCTGGACCTTGAAGCGATTACCGCCCTCAACAACGGCCTCACCGCATTCCAGGGCCCCATCATCTTCTGCTCGCAGGACCATGAGTTTGTTCAAACTGTCGCAAACCGCGTGCTTGAACTCACTCCGGATGGAGTTCTCGACCGTAGCATCACCTTCGACGAATGGCTCGAAACCAAGAAAAAGAAGAAATAA
- a CDS encoding M3 family oligoendopeptidase: MNRNFVPNDLNPDDSRAVAALYQSLLQRDIPVDSEKLRQWILDWSELESVLGEVSCRRYVAMTCNTADEKAAKAYEDFVENIQPVMNEYDDKLNKKLVAHPAKDALKGEFGEWFKGVQVSLDLFSPENIPLETEENKEIQAYQKITGGMSVEFEGETKTMQQMATYMERTDRELRERAWRTMWERRLQDKEALDKSFDNLFSLRKKIAKNAHCKDFIDYIFLAKHRFDYSPADCEAFHESIEKLVLPMQKEMYRRRAQKMGLERLRPWDLSVDPQNRAPLKPYTSGDELIEKVDQIFESIHPQAGKWAREMQAKKLIDPDSRLGKAPGGYQIGFDESRLPFIFMNSACTDRDIYTLLHESGHSFHQFALAGQPIFPYRDVPAEFAEVASMSMELIGMSNLKPFYGDDKEAIERSTLGELEDVVWLFPWVASVDSFQHRLYNYPTHTAEDRSDIWDEIMDRYDAGVDYTGLEAVRRNLWQKQLHIFECPFYYIEYGIAQIGALQVWANFKKDPKKAIDDLFKAESLGSSRPVKELFEAANIKFDFSPKTLEPLMQVVWDELK; the protein is encoded by the coding sequence ATGAACCGCAACTTTGTTCCCAATGATTTGAATCCAGACGACAGCCGAGCCGTCGCCGCCCTTTACCAATCCCTTTTGCAACGCGACATACCGGTTGATTCCGAGAAACTCCGCCAGTGGATACTGGACTGGAGCGAACTTGAATCCGTGCTCGGCGAAGTCAGCTGCCGCCGCTACGTGGCGATGACCTGCAATACGGCCGATGAGAAGGCCGCCAAGGCATACGAGGACTTTGTCGAAAATATCCAGCCCGTGATGAACGAGTACGACGACAAACTGAACAAGAAACTCGTGGCACACCCGGCAAAGGATGCGCTCAAGGGCGAGTTTGGTGAATGGTTCAAGGGCGTACAGGTTTCACTTGATTTGTTCTCCCCCGAAAATATTCCGCTCGAGACCGAAGAAAACAAGGAAATCCAGGCATACCAGAAGATTACCGGCGGCATGAGCGTGGAATTCGAAGGCGAAACGAAGACCATGCAGCAGATGGCCACCTACATGGAGCGTACAGACCGCGAACTCCGTGAACGCGCCTGGCGCACGATGTGGGAACGCCGCCTCCAGGACAAGGAAGCGCTCGACAAATCGTTCGACAACCTGTTCTCGCTCCGCAAGAAGATTGCGAAGAACGCCCACTGCAAGGACTTTATCGACTATATATTCCTTGCGAAGCACCGCTTTGACTATTCCCCCGCCGACTGCGAGGCCTTCCACGAGAGCATCGAGAAACTCGTTCTCCCGATGCAGAAGGAAATGTACAGGCGCCGCGCCCAGAAAATGGGCCTTGAACGCCTCCGCCCTTGGGATTTGAGCGTAGACCCGCAGAACCGCGCACCGCTCAAGCCCTACACTTCCGGCGATGAACTTATCGAGAAAGTGGACCAGATATTCGAAAGCATCCACCCGCAGGCAGGCAAGTGGGCCCGCGAGATGCAGGCGAAAAAGCTTATCGACCCGGATTCCAGGCTCGGTAAGGCTCCGGGTGGCTACCAAATCGGTTTTGACGAGAGCCGCCTCCCCTTCATTTTCATGAATTCCGCCTGCACGGACCGCGACATCTACACGCTCCTGCACGAATCCGGCCACTCCTTCCACCAGTTTGCACTTGCGGGCCAGCCGATTTTCCCGTACCGCGACGTTCCAGCAGAATTTGCCGAGGTGGCGAGCATGAGCATGGAACTCATCGGCATGTCGAACCTGAAGCCTTTCTACGGCGACGACAAGGAAGCCATCGAACGCAGTACCCTCGGCGAACTCGAAGACGTCGTCTGGCTGTTCCCGTGGGTGGCAAGCGTCGACAGTTTCCAGCACAGGCTCTACAACTACCCCACCCATACGGCGGAAGACCGCAGTGACATCTGGGACGAAATCATGGACCGCTACGACGCCGGCGTGGATTACACCGGGCTCGAGGCCGTCCGTAGGAACCTCTGGCAAAAACAGCTCCATATTTTCGAGTGTCCGTTCTACTACATCGAGTACGGGATTGCCCAGATTGGGGCACTGCAGGTGTGGGCGAACTTCAAAAAAGACCCAAA
- a CDS encoding FISUMP domain-containing protein, which translates to MKKKSLLAMISVPFLFFQACTTDAGYDPSKDYSNKEASYKVEDLYEMPYCRKNLESMVVYAEWEGYDFVCSEGFWVKLRHNENGSKLDDLPESYYSNDNDGDDDNGGNNSGLDYQTSTMTDSRDGKTYKTVTIGNQTWMAENLAYKTLYSFEYDWPIDDMKMGLFYDWDYAVYGGLNKRDICPSGWHLPSKNEWSQLIEHVGGKEYAFNLKSKDYWDYESGVTSGVDKYGFSAVPAGYREDGQNYIQQGYSLAAFWTSDGYDGGETYAYACMMSSASDKITLPTEQIYSYLNVRCIKD; encoded by the coding sequence ATGAAGAAGAAAAGTCTTTTAGCAATGATTTCGGTGCCGTTCCTGTTTTTCCAGGCGTGCACTACCGATGCTGGTTACGACCCCAGTAAGGACTACAGCAATAAAGAGGCATCTTACAAGGTTGAAGATTTGTATGAAATGCCCTATTGCAGAAAAAATCTTGAATCTATGGTTGTTTATGCCGAATGGGAAGGCTACGATTTCGTGTGTAGTGAAGGCTTCTGGGTGAAACTTCGCCACAATGAAAATGGCTCTAAACTCGACGATCTTCCCGAGTCGTATTATTCCAACGACAATGACGGAGACGATGATAATGGCGGAAACAACAGCGGACTGGATTACCAAACATCCACGATGACGGATTCCCGCGACGGTAAGACATACAAGACTGTCACCATCGGTAACCAGACCTGGATGGCCGAGAACCTTGCCTATAAGACCCTGTATAGCTTTGAATATGATTGGCCCATCGATGATATGAAAATGGGATTGTTCTACGATTGGGATTATGCCGTATATGGAGGTCTCAACAAGAGAGATATCTGTCCGAGCGGCTGGCACTTGCCTTCGAAGAATGAGTGGAGCCAATTGATTGAACATGTCGGTGGCAAGGAGTATGCTTTTAACCTTAAATCAAAAGATTATTGGGATTACGAATCCGGTGTTACGAGTGGGGTCGACAAGTATGGTTTTTCTGCTGTTCCGGCTGGTTACAGGGAAGACGGTCAGAATTACATACAACAAGGCTATAGCTTGGCCGCATTCTGGACAAGTGACGGCTATGATGGGGGAGAAACCTATGCATATGCCTGCATGATGTCTTCTGCTAGCGATAAAATAACCCTGCCGACGGAACAGATTTATAGTTACCTCAACGTGCGCTGCATAAAGGATTAG
- a CDS encoding GTP-binding protein: MKSVPITLLTGYLGAGKTTLLNFVLNNQQGYHVAVIVNDIGEVNIDQTLIEKGGNITKEDSGKVVPLSNGCICCSLKTDLLEQIAELLEMNKFDYILIEASGICEPVPIAQTICMAGSQLQSRDGRPLACHLDNIVSVVDVARLADEFAGGQKLLAKDIEEEDIANLLIQQIEFCNTIIMNKVDSISKNDLEHVKAVVRALQPEAKMIETNYGKVEMKDILDTKQFDFEKVGNSAAWAKELMKETKPENEDGDDHDEHEHHHHDHDDDHDEHEHHHHHDHDDDHEDHSHCDHEHGVCHCGHHHDKDHPHGDEYGISTFVYERRRPLVRDKFETFLDNYPTSIIRTKGLVWFEDERNNSYLFEQAGKQASAQNFGPWFASESEEEQKRLLRENPDLVKVWDEKYGDRIIRLVFIGQHMDKKKIIAAMDNCLGE, encoded by the coding sequence ATGAAATCTGTACCTATAACGCTGCTCACCGGTTACCTCGGAGCCGGAAAGACGACCCTCCTGAACTTTGTGCTCAACAACCAGCAGGGTTACCACGTCGCTGTCATCGTGAACGACATCGGCGAAGTGAACATCGACCAGACGCTCATCGAGAAGGGCGGGAACATCACGAAGGAAGATTCCGGCAAGGTGGTGCCGCTTTCCAACGGATGCATCTGCTGCAGCCTCAAGACCGACCTCCTGGAACAGATTGCCGAACTCCTCGAGATGAACAAGTTCGACTACATCCTCATCGAAGCAAGCGGTATTTGCGAGCCCGTGCCTATCGCGCAGACCATCTGCATGGCGGGTAGCCAGCTGCAGAGCCGCGACGGTCGCCCCCTCGCCTGTCACCTCGACAACATCGTCTCCGTGGTGGACGTGGCACGCCTCGCCGATGAATTTGCAGGCGGCCAGAAGCTGCTTGCCAAGGACATCGAAGAAGAAGACATCGCGAACCTGCTTATCCAGCAGATCGAATTCTGCAACACAATCATCATGAACAAGGTCGATTCCATCAGCAAGAACGACCTCGAGCACGTGAAGGCGGTTGTCCGCGCGCTGCAGCCCGAAGCCAAGATGATCGAGACCAACTACGGCAAGGTCGAGATGAAAGATATCCTCGACACCAAGCAGTTCGACTTCGAGAAGGTCGGGAACTCTGCCGCCTGGGCCAAGGAACTCATGAAAGAGACGAAGCCCGAAAACGAAGATGGTGATGACCATGACGAACACGAGCATCATCACCACGACCATGATGATGACCACGACGAGCATGAGCATCATCATCATCACGACCATGATGACGACCACGAGGACCATAGCCACTGCGACCACGAGCACGGCGTGTGCCACTGCGGCCACCACCACGACAAGGACCATCCGCACGGCGACGAGTACGGCATCAGCACGTTCGTGTACGAACGCCGCCGTCCGCTTGTCCGCGACAAGTTCGAGACGTTCCTTGACAACTACCCCACGAGCATCATCCGCACCAAGGGCCTCGTGTGGTTCGAGGACGAACGCAACAACAGCTACCTGTTCGAGCAGGCCGGCAAGCAGGCTTCCGCACAGAATTTCGGGCCCTGGTTCGCTAGCGAAAGCGAAGAGGAGCAGAAGCGCCTGCTGCGCGAAAATCCCGACCTGGTGAAGGTGTGGGACGAGAAATACGGCGACCGCATCATCCGTCTCGTATTCATCGGCCAACACATGGACAAGAAGAAGATTATCGCCGCGATGGACAACTGCCTCGGCGAATAG
- a CDS encoding phosphoribosylaminoimidazolesuccinocarboxamide synthase — MSLKFDTPITEVPLFHQGKVRDMYDLGDSFLMVASDRLSAFDVVLPTPIPGKGKILNQLSLFWFQHLGMKNHLITADVNEYPEVLKKHADYLRGRSMIVKKAHRHSVECIVRGYIVGSGWKDYQKTGKICGHVLPEGLQLCQKLEKPLYTPSTKPDVGHDENISFEQTFDIVGEKVATTLRDMSLDIYTKARDYAASKGIILADTKFEFGEIDGETILIDEVLTPDSSRYWPADKYQVGKNQESFDKQYVRDWLETLDWGKTYPGPEIPADVVKNTLAKYEEIFVRLTGKQPEL, encoded by the coding sequence ATGAGCTTAAAATTTGATACTCCCATTACCGAAGTTCCGCTGTTCCACCAGGGCAAGGTACGCGACATGTACGACCTGGGCGACAGCTTCCTGATGGTCGCCAGCGACCGTCTTTCCGCTTTTGACGTGGTGCTCCCCACCCCGATTCCTGGTAAGGGCAAAATCCTCAACCAGCTTTCGCTGTTCTGGTTCCAGCACCTCGGCATGAAGAACCACCTCATCACCGCCGACGTGAACGAATACCCGGAAGTACTCAAGAAGCACGCCGACTACCTCCGCGGCCGTTCCATGATCGTGAAGAAGGCCCACCGCCATTCCGTGGAATGCATCGTGCGCGGCTACATCGTGGGTTCCGGCTGGAAGGACTACCAGAAGACCGGTAAGATCTGCGGTCATGTCCTCCCCGAAGGCCTGCAGCTCTGCCAGAAGCTCGAAAAGCCGCTCTACACGCCGAGCACCAAGCCCGACGTTGGCCACGACGAAAACATCAGCTTCGAACAGACTTTCGATATCGTTGGCGAAAAGGTCGCAACGACTCTCCGTGACATGTCTTTGGACATCTACACGAAGGCCCGCGACTACGCTGCCTCCAAGGGCATCATCCTCGCTGACACCAAGTTCGAATTCGGTGAGATTGACGGCGAAACCATCCTGATCGACGAAGTGCTGACTCCGGACTCTAGCCGCTACTGGCCGGCAGACAAGTACCAGGTGGGCAAGAACCAGGAAAGCTTCGACAAGCAGTACGTCCGTGACTGGCTCGAAACTCTCGACTGGGGCAAGACCTACCCGGGTCCGGAAATTCCGGCAGACGTCGTGAAGAACACGCTCGCGAAGTACGAAGAGATCTTCGTGCGCCTCACTGGCAAGCAGCCGGAACTGTAA
- a CDS encoding glycine--tRNA ligase, whose translation MAKKVQDALKDIISLCKRRGFIFPGSEIYDGLANTWDYGPYGVELKRNIKNLWWKKFVTSRQDVLGLDSSILLNPRVWKASGHVGNFSDPLVDCLACHERFRADQLLEDKLGEGCCAGKNFDEVHQMMMDNKIECPTCGKTDWTKPRAFNLMFQTEIGVIEGEGNKVYLRPETAQGIFVDFKNIVDNVRPRIPFGVGQIGKSFRNEITPGNFIFRTREFEQMELEFFCEPGTELDWYNFWRKYCFDWLVNDLGVNKEKLRLREHAKEELSHYSNGTTDVEYEFPFGWGELWGIASRTNYDLTQHQNESKVKQEYIDPVQNKRYIPYVVEPSLGVERLLLVLLCDAYDVEKLENDERTVLHFDPKIAPVKVAVLPLVKKGQVKAKAEELYQKLLNRWNVEYDETQSIGKRYRRQDELGTPFCVTVDFDTVGEGESDPAKLGFVTVRERDSMKQELVKIDELEAYLSAKLGC comes from the coding sequence ATGGCAAAGAAAGTTCAGGATGCCCTCAAGGACATCATCTCCCTCTGCAAGCGCCGCGGTTTCATTTTCCCCGGCTCCGAAATTTACGACGGCCTCGCCAACACTTGGGACTACGGTCCGTATGGCGTGGAACTGAAGCGCAACATCAAGAACCTCTGGTGGAAGAAGTTTGTTACGAGCCGCCAGGATGTGCTCGGTCTTGATAGCTCTATTCTTTTGAACCCCCGCGTCTGGAAGGCCTCTGGCCACGTGGGCAACTTCTCCGACCCGCTGGTCGACTGCCTCGCTTGCCACGAACGTTTCCGTGCCGACCAACTCTTGGAAGACAAGCTCGGCGAAGGCTGCTGCGCCGGCAAGAACTTTGACGAAGTCCACCAGATGATGATGGACAATAAGATTGAATGCCCGACCTGCGGCAAGACCGACTGGACCAAGCCCCGCGCATTCAACCTGATGTTCCAGACCGAAATCGGCGTGATCGAAGGCGAAGGCAACAAGGTGTACCTCCGTCCGGAAACCGCTCAGGGCATCTTCGTCGACTTCAAGAACATTGTCGATAACGTCCGCCCGCGCATCCCGTTCGGTGTGGGCCAGATTGGTAAGTCCTTCCGTAACGAAATCACTCCGGGTAACTTCATTTTCCGTACCCGCGAATTCGAACAGATGGAGCTGGAATTCTTCTGTGAACCGGGCACCGAACTTGACTGGTACAACTTCTGGCGCAAGTACTGCTTCGACTGGCTCGTGAACGACCTCGGCGTGAACAAGGAAAAACTCCGCCTCCGCGAACATGCCAAGGAAGAACTTTCTCACTACTCCAACGGTACCACCGACGTCGAATACGAATTCCCGTTCGGTTGGGGCGAACTCTGGGGTATTGCCAGCCGTACGAACTACGACTTGACGCAGCACCAGAACGAATCCAAGGTCAAGCAGGAATACATTGACCCGGTGCAGAACAAGCGCTACATCCCGTATGTGGTGGAACCGTCCCTCGGTGTGGAACGCCTGCTCCTCGTGCTCCTCTGCGACGCCTACGACGTGGAAAAGCTCGAAAACGACGAACGTACCGTGCTCCACTTTGATCCGAAGATTGCTCCGGTGAAGGTCGCCGTTCTCCCGCTCGTGAAGAAGGGCCAGGTGAAGGCCAAGGCCGAAGAACTCTACCAGAAGCTCCTCAACCGTTGGAACGTGGAATACGACGAAACGCAGTCCATCGGTAAGCGCTACCGCCGTCAGGACGAACTCGGCACGCCGTTCTGCGTGACCGTCGACTTCGACACGGTGGGCGAGGGTGAATCCGATCCGGCAAAGCTCGGCTTCGTGACCGTTCGCGAACGCGACTCCATGAAGCAGGAACTGGTCAAGATCGACGAACTCGAAGCTTACCTCTCTGCTAAGCTCGGTTGTTAA